A single genomic interval of Amycolatopsis albispora harbors:
- a CDS encoding sensor histidine kinase, with the protein MDRPPGLSVRFKLTLSYAGFLMVAGALLLVVVWLFLLRYVPETTFRMPGRMVPSNPGRYDLWRAFAPKAALAAGFLLLFGLVGGWILAGRMLAPLARITEATRRAEKGSLSHRIEMDGRRDEFRELADAFDTMLARLEAQVAEQQRFAANASHELRTPLAVTQTLLDVARNDTSRDTGELVERLHTVNARAIELTEALLLLTRADQRSFTKEHVDLSLIAEEAAETLLPLAEKRGVTLETSGDKASTAGSPALLQQMTTNLVHNAIAHNLPENGSVWVTTSVRPQSVVLTVENTGEKLTPQLISTLTEPFQRGSRRVRTDHAGVGLGLAIVKSIARAHDGVLTLTPRAEGGLRVTVRLPAVPA; encoded by the coding sequence GTGGATAGGCCCCCCGGGCTGAGCGTCCGCTTCAAGCTCACCCTCAGCTACGCCGGGTTCCTCATGGTCGCCGGTGCCCTGCTGCTCGTGGTGGTGTGGTTGTTCCTGCTGCGGTACGTCCCCGAAACCACCTTCCGGATGCCCGGCCGGATGGTGCCCAGCAATCCCGGCCGGTACGACCTCTGGCGCGCGTTCGCGCCGAAGGCCGCGCTCGCCGCCGGGTTCCTGCTGCTGTTCGGCCTGGTCGGCGGCTGGATACTGGCCGGGCGCATGCTCGCCCCGCTGGCCCGCATCACCGAAGCCACCCGGCGCGCGGAGAAGGGCTCGCTGTCCCACCGGATCGAAATGGACGGCCGCCGGGACGAGTTCCGCGAACTCGCCGACGCCTTCGACACCATGCTCGCGCGGCTCGAAGCGCAGGTCGCCGAGCAGCAGCGGTTCGCCGCCAACGCCTCCCACGAGCTGCGCACCCCGCTGGCGGTCACGCAGACCCTGCTCGACGTGGCCCGCAACGACACCAGCCGCGACACCGGCGAACTGGTCGAGCGCCTGCACACCGTCAACGCCAGGGCGATCGAGCTGACCGAGGCGCTGCTCCTGCTCACCCGCGCGGATCAGCGGTCGTTCACCAAGGAGCACGTCGACCTGTCGCTGATCGCCGAAGAAGCCGCCGAAACGCTGCTCCCCCTCGCCGAAAAGCGCGGCGTCACGCTCGAGACCTCCGGTGACAAGGCGTCCACCGCCGGGTCGCCCGCGCTGCTGCAGCAGATGACCACGAACCTGGTGCACAACGCCATCGCCCACAACCTGCCGGAAAACGGCAGCGTCTGGGTCACCACCAGCGTCCGTCCCCAGTCCGTGGTGCTCACCGTCGAGAACACCGGTGAGAAGCTCACCCCGCAGCTGATCTCGACGCTCACCGAACCGTTCCAGCGCGGTTCCCGGCGCGTGCGCACCGATCACGCCGGGGTCGGCTTGGGCCTGGCCATCGTCAAGAGCATCGCGCGCGCCCACGACGGAGTCCTCACCCTCACTCCGCGCGCGGAGGGCGGGTTGCGCGTCACGGTGCGACTGCCCGCCGTACCAGCGTGA
- a CDS encoding UDP-N-acetylglucosamine--N-acetylmuramyl-(pentapeptide) pyrophosphoryl-undecaprenol N-acetylglucosamine transferase, which yields MSAPRVVVAGGHSAGHIEPAMNFADAVRRLEPTAEITALGTVRGLDTTLVPARGYPLELIPPVPLPRELNRALLRTPVRLRESVRAAGAVLDRVRADVVVGFGGYVAGPAYLAARRRGVPIVVHEANALPGVANRMAARMTRHVFTAGARLPHATAIGIPLRRAITGLDRAGLRDEARRRFGLRPEGPVLLVTGGSQGARTINTAVSGAAAALRAAGVQVLHITGPQHQVEVPDGDPPYVVVSYVDEMRYAYAAADFVVCRSGAMTCAELAAVGLPAAYVPLPARGGEQRLNAEPVVAAGGAFLVDDADFDSTWVEARIIPVLTDHERLAAMSAKATAAGAPDADVVLARHVLTLVRRAVAP from the coding sequence GTGTCGGCACCACGCGTGGTGGTCGCCGGTGGGCATTCGGCCGGGCACATCGAGCCGGCGATGAACTTCGCCGACGCGGTGCGCCGGCTGGAGCCCACGGCCGAGATCACCGCACTCGGCACCGTTCGCGGCCTGGACACCACGCTCGTCCCGGCCCGCGGTTACCCGCTCGAACTCATTCCGCCGGTGCCGCTGCCGCGCGAGCTGAACCGCGCGCTGCTCCGGACGCCGGTCCGGCTGCGCGAGTCGGTGCGCGCGGCCGGGGCGGTGCTCGACCGCGTGCGGGCCGACGTGGTGGTGGGTTTCGGCGGTTACGTGGCCGGGCCCGCCTATCTCGCCGCCCGGCGCCGGGGTGTGCCGATCGTCGTGCACGAGGCGAATGCCCTGCCCGGCGTGGCCAACCGGATGGCGGCCAGGATGACCCGGCACGTGTTCACCGCCGGTGCCAGGCTGCCGCACGCCACCGCCATCGGCATTCCGCTGCGCCGGGCGATCACCGGGCTCGACCGGGCCGGGCTGCGTGATGAAGCCCGGCGGCGGTTCGGCCTGCGGCCCGAGGGACCGGTGCTGCTGGTCACCGGCGGTTCGCAGGGCGCGCGGACGATCAACACCGCGGTCTCCGGCGCGGCCGCGGCGTTGCGGGCGGCCGGTGTGCAGGTCCTGCACATCACCGGGCCGCAGCACCAGGTCGAGGTGCCGGACGGCGACCCGCCCTACGTGGTGGTGTCCTATGTGGACGAGATGCGGTACGCCTACGCCGCGGCCGACTTCGTGGTGTGCCGCTCGGGTGCGATGACCTGCGCCGAACTGGCCGCGGTCGGGCTACCGGCCGCCTATGTTCCGCTGCCGGCGCGCGGCGGGGAGCAGCGGTTGAACGCCGAGCCGGTCGTCGCGGCCGGTGGGGCGTTCCTCGTCGACGACGCCGACTTCGACTCGACGTGGGTCGAGGCGAGGATCATCCCGGTGCTCACCGATCACGAGCGGCTCGCGGCCATGTCGGCCAAGGCGACGGCGGCTGGTGCGCCCGACGCGGACGTGGTCCTCGCCCGGCACGTGCTCACGCTGGTACGGCGGGCAGTCGCACCGTGA
- a CDS encoding GNAT family N-acetyltransferase: MVEIRPARADDGPRLTGLLAQLGYPSELDVVTSRLALVLNSAAHGVLVAAGSRIDGCITVERRLALLEDERVEITGLVVDSASRRVGLGRALVRAAEQWAVRHGVHTMVVRSNVVRPEAHPFYEDIGFRRKATSHVYGKEV; this comes from the coding sequence ATGGTTGAGATCCGTCCGGCACGGGCCGACGACGGCCCGCGGCTCACCGGGCTGCTGGCCCAGCTCGGCTATCCGAGCGAACTCGACGTGGTGACCAGCAGGCTGGCGCTCGTGCTGAACTCGGCCGCGCACGGCGTGCTGGTCGCGGCGGGCTCCCGCATCGACGGCTGCATCACCGTCGAACGGCGGCTGGCGCTGCTGGAGGACGAACGCGTGGAGATCACCGGCCTGGTGGTCGATTCGGCGAGCCGCCGGGTCGGCCTCGGCCGCGCGCTGGTGCGGGCGGCCGAGCAGTGGGCGGTGCGGCACGGCGTGCACACCATGGTGGTGCGCTCGAACGTCGTGCGGCCCGAAGCCCATCCGTTCTACGAAGACATCGGCTTCCGTCGGAAGGCGACTTCGCACGTGTACGGCAAGGAGGTCTAG
- the vanX gene encoding D-Ala-D-Ala dipeptidase VanX, giving the protein MNPDFVFVDELVPGIRWDAKYATWDNFTGKPVDGYDANRIVGTRELCAALEKVRESAAALGFGLLLWDGYRPQRAVDSFLRWSKEPEDGRTKQRHYPNIDRSSMFERGYVAAKSGHSRGSTVDLTLFHLATGELVAMGGDHDLMDPISHHHADGVTLTEARNRRQLRTLMEEAGFAGYDTEWWHYTLRHEPYPDTYFDFPISSVETLLVHG; this is encoded by the coding sequence ATGAACCCCGATTTTGTGTTCGTGGACGAACTCGTCCCCGGAATTCGCTGGGACGCCAAGTACGCCACCTGGGACAACTTCACCGGAAAGCCGGTGGACGGCTACGACGCCAATCGCATCGTCGGCACCAGGGAACTGTGCGCGGCACTGGAAAAGGTGCGGGAAAGCGCCGCCGCGCTCGGGTTCGGCCTGCTGCTCTGGGACGGCTACCGCCCGCAGCGCGCGGTGGACAGCTTCCTGCGGTGGTCGAAGGAACCCGAGGACGGCCGGACCAAGCAGCGGCACTACCCCAACATCGACCGGTCCAGCATGTTCGAGCGCGGATATGTGGCCGCGAAGTCCGGCCACAGCCGGGGCAGCACGGTCGACCTGACCCTGTTCCACCTGGCCACCGGCGAACTCGTGGCGATGGGCGGTGACCACGACCTGATGGACCCGATCTCCCACCACCACGCGGACGGGGTCACGCTCACCGAAGCGAGGAACCGGCGGCAGCTGCGCACCCTCATGGAGGAAGCCGGTTTTGCCGGGTACGACACCGAATGGTGGCACTACACGCTGCGGCACGAGCCGTATCCGGACACCTATTTCGACTTCCCCATCAGCAGCGTGGAAACCCTGCTCGTCCATGGTTGA
- the vanA gene encoding D-alanine--(R)-lactate ligase, giving the protein MARLQVGILFGGASEEHPVSVKSAREVAKHLDLGKYEPYWIGITRSGAWKLCEGPSADWENGDTQPVVLSPDSGFRGLLVLDHGKYEAIGVDLVLPVLHGKLGEDGAIQGLLELSGIPYAGCDVPSSAVCMDKSLAYVVARDAGIPTPKFWIVTPGQAIDPGELNYPVFVKPARSGSSFGVTKVASPEELSSAVKTAREFDSKVLIEAAVEGSEVGCAILGYGPDLTAGEVDQITLSHGFFQIHQESNPESGSENSTIVVPADIPAETRARVQETAKAIYRALGCGGLARVDMFLTEAGEVILNEVNTLPGLTSYSRYPRMMAAAGLPMAALLDRIVSLTLAGNR; this is encoded by the coding sequence ATGGCTAGGCTTCAAGTCGGAATCCTCTTCGGCGGCGCTTCCGAGGAGCACCCCGTTTCCGTCAAATCCGCGCGGGAGGTGGCGAAACACCTCGACCTCGGCAAATACGAACCGTACTGGATCGGGATCACCAGGAGCGGCGCCTGGAAGCTTTGCGAGGGCCCGAGCGCGGACTGGGAGAACGGCGACACCCAGCCGGTCGTGCTGTCGCCGGACAGCGGTTTCCGCGGGCTGCTCGTGCTGGACCACGGCAAGTACGAGGCGATCGGCGTCGATCTCGTGCTGCCGGTGCTGCACGGCAAGCTCGGTGAGGACGGCGCGATCCAGGGGCTGCTGGAACTGTCCGGCATTCCCTACGCGGGTTGTGACGTGCCGAGTTCGGCTGTCTGCATGGACAAATCGCTGGCTTACGTGGTGGCCCGCGACGCGGGGATTCCCACGCCGAAGTTCTGGATCGTCACACCGGGGCAGGCCATTGATCCCGGCGAACTCAATTACCCGGTTTTTGTGAAACCGGCCCGTTCGGGTTCGTCCTTCGGGGTCACCAAGGTGGCCAGCCCCGAAGAACTGTCGAGCGCGGTGAAAACCGCGCGTGAATTCGATTCGAAGGTGCTGATCGAAGCGGCGGTCGAGGGCAGCGAGGTCGGTTGCGCCATCCTGGGTTACGGCCCGGACCTGACCGCGGGCGAAGTGGACCAGATCACCCTGTCCCACGGATTCTTCCAGATCCACCAGGAGAGCAATCCCGAAAGCGGCTCGGAGAACTCGACGATCGTGGTGCCCGCGGACATTCCGGCCGAGACCCGCGCCCGCGTCCAGGAAACCGCGAAGGCCATCTACCGCGCGCTCGGCTGTGGTGGGCTGGCGCGGGTGGACATGTTCCTCACCGAAGCGGGCGAGGTGATCCTCAACGAGGTCAACACCCTGCCCGGCTTGACCTCCTACAGCCGCTATCCGCGAATGATGGCCGCCGCCGGCCTGCCGATGGCCGCGCTGCTCGACCGGATCGTTTCGCTGACCCTGGCGGGAAACCGGTGA
- a CDS encoding D-isomer specific 2-hydroxyacid dehydrogenase family protein: protein MSEPAPAAGLPRVGITVYGCGRDEAALFRKVAPHFGVVPTITDEVVSEANAGLASGNRCVSVGHKSRISNAALRALSQVGVAYLSTRSIGFNHLDVDYANSVGITVGNVSYSPDSVADYTLMLMLMAIRGAKSTICRAEAHDYRLNEVRGKELRDLVVGVVGTGRIGAAVIDRLRGFGCQTLAHDDRPQTSADYVPLDDLLVQSDIVTLHVPLTTATHHLLNRERIERMKLGSFIVNTARGPLIDTEALVDALESGHLGGAALDVLEGEEGVFYADRREKPIDSKLLLRLQEMPNVIITPHTAYYTDHALRDTVENGLLNCLEFESGNQHG, encoded by the coding sequence ATGAGCGAACCAGCACCAGCCGCGGGCCTGCCGAGGGTGGGGATCACGGTCTACGGCTGCGGACGCGACGAAGCCGCCCTGTTCCGGAAGGTGGCGCCTCACTTCGGGGTGGTGCCGACCATCACCGACGAGGTGGTTTCCGAGGCGAACGCCGGACTGGCGTCGGGGAATCGGTGTGTCAGCGTCGGCCACAAGAGCCGGATTTCGAACGCCGCGCTGCGCGCGCTCAGCCAGGTCGGCGTGGCCTACCTCTCCACCAGGAGCATCGGGTTCAACCACCTCGACGTGGACTACGCGAACAGCGTCGGCATCACCGTCGGCAACGTTTCCTACTCGCCCGACAGCGTGGCCGACTACACGCTGATGTTGATGCTGATGGCGATCCGGGGCGCGAAGTCCACCATCTGCCGCGCGGAAGCCCACGACTACCGGCTCAACGAGGTGCGCGGGAAAGAACTGCGCGACCTCGTCGTCGGGGTGGTCGGCACGGGACGCATCGGCGCCGCCGTGATCGACCGGCTGCGTGGCTTCGGCTGCCAGACACTGGCCCACGACGACCGCCCGCAGACCTCCGCCGACTACGTTCCCCTCGACGACCTCCTGGTGCAGAGCGACATCGTCACCCTCCACGTGCCGCTCACCACGGCCACGCACCACCTGCTGAACCGCGAGCGCATCGAGCGGATGAAGCTCGGCTCGTTCATCGTCAACACCGCGCGCGGCCCCCTCATCGACACCGAGGCACTGGTCGACGCACTGGAAAGCGGCCACCTGGGCGGCGCCGCGCTGGACGTACTCGAAGGCGAAGAAGGCGTATTCTACGCCGACCGCCGGGAAAAGCCCATCGACAGCAAGCTGCTGCTGCGGCTGCAGGAAATGCCGAACGTGATCATCACTCCGCACACGGCCTACTACACGGACCACGCCCTGCGTGACACCGTCGAGAACGGCCTGCTCAACTGCCTGGAATTCGAAAGCGGGAATCAGCATGGCTAG